Sequence from the Sphingomonas koreensis genome:
GAGACCGACTCCGACGTCATCGTCACCGGCTCGCGTATCCGTCGCCCAAACGACGTATCGCCGCTTCCGGTAACCACCGTCAGCAACGAAGAGATCTTCCAGTCGGGCCGTATCTCGGTCGGCGACGTGCTGAACGATCTGCCTCAGCTGCGCAGCTCGTTGGGTTCGCAGAATTCGACCTCGGGCCTCGGTACGCGCGGCGTCAACTTCCTCGACCTGCGTGGCCTCGGCCGTGCGCGAACGCTGGTGCTGGTCAACGGCCGCCGCCAGGTGTCGGCTGACATCATCAACAACGGCAACGCCGTCGACATCAACACGATGCCGACCGACCTGATCGAACGTATCGACATCGTGACCGGCGGTAACTCGTCGATCTACGGTTCGGACGCGATCGCGGGCGTCGTGAACTTCATCCTGAAGGACAATTACGAAGGCCTCGAGCTGCACGGCCAGACCGGCATCAGCGATTATGGCGACGCGGGCAACCAGTATGTCTCGCTCGTCGCGGGCAAGAACTTCGCTGACGGGCGCGGCAACATCTCGATCAACGCCGAGTTCGCGCACCAGAGCGACTATTACGCTTCCGGCCGCCGGAACCTGCGCCAGAACGACACGTTCATCGTCGTCGACACCGACTCCGGCGCCAGCTTCGACGACGTCAAGGACCGCGTCTACTATCAGGACGTCCGCAGCGCGACCATCTCGCTCGGCGGCCAGCTCGGCTTCCGCTACAACAACACGCCAGGCGCGCCTTGCGGCGTCGATGCCGTCGGCTCGGCCTTCACCTGCGCGTTCCTGTTCCAGCCGAACGGCAGCCTGACCAACCAGACCGGCCTCCGCGTCGGCCTGGGTCCGAACGGCAACTTCGTCGGCGGCAACGGCACCAGCAGCCGTGAAGGCCAGCTGGTGGCGCTCTCGCCGGACGTGAAACGCTATGTCGTCAACGTGCTCGGCCACTTCGAAGTTACCCCGAGCTTCGTCCCGTTCATCGAAGCCAAGTATGCCCGCACCGAAGCATTCGGTTCGCAGAGCGGCCCGTTCTTCTCGCAGGGTCAGACCCTTGCGGACGGCATCCTGGTCGCTGGCCTCAACGATCGCTCCTATGCCTCGGGCACCGGCGGCGCCTCGGGCGGCGTGGTCAATCGCGAAGCGATCCGCCTCGACAACCCGTATCTGTCGGCTGCGGCACGCTCCACGATCACCGCGCAGTTGAACGCGGCGATCAACTCCGGCGTCAACCCGAACACCGGCACCCTGTACGTTCCCGCTCGGACCGCGTCGCAGACCGACGCGCAGTATGCGGCGGTCGTTGCAGCAGGTCAGGCCAACCAGGCGCGTTCGCTCGCTCAGGTCGCGGCCGGTACCTACCGCTTCTCGCTGCGTCGCAACTATCTCGACCTGGGTGCTCGCGATGAGCGCATCACGCGCGAGACCTTCCGTGCAGTTCTCGGTGTTCGCGGCGATATCGGCAGCGATTTCAACTATGAAATCTCGGCCAACTATGGCGAGCACAAAGAAAACAACGTCATCACCGGCAACATCAATCGGCAGCGCTTCCTGCTGGCGATGGACACGACCACCAACGGCGCAGGGCAGATCGTCTGCCGCTCGCAGCTGGACGCGGCCTATGCCGGTTCGGACCGTGGCGGCAATCCGGCACAGCTGGCCGCAGACGTCGCAGCCTGCGTTCCGCTCAACCCGTTCGGCGAAGGCAACATCAGCGATGCGGCCAAGGCCTATCTGACGATGCCGACCCTCGCGGAAGGCAAGGCGACCCAGTTCGTCGTCAGCGGCTTCCTCTCGGGCAACCTCGGCTCGCTGTTCTCGCTGCCGGGCGGCCCGATCGGCTTCTCGATCGGTGGTGAATATCGCCGTGAGACGCTGTCCTACGACCTCGACGAGAAGACCCAGGCGGGCTACGCGTTCTACAACGCCATTCCGTCGTTCACGTCGCCGGCGTTCGAAGTGAAGGAAGCCTTCGCGGAAATCTCGATCCCGCTGGTCAAGGACGTGTTCCTGCTCAAGGAACTGACCCTGAACGCCTCGGGCCGCGTCGCAGACTATAAGGGCGGCGCTGGCACGGTCTACGCGTACAGCGGCTCGGCCAGCTGGCGTCCGGTCAACGACCTGCTGCTGCGTGGTTCGTACTCGCGCTCGGTTCGCGCGCCGTACCTGGGCGACGTCTACTCGCTGCCGGGCCAGAACTTCACGCCGGCTCCAGCCGATCCGTGCTCGGCTCGCAACATCAACACCGGCTCGGCGACGCGTGCGGCCAACTGTGCGGCCGCTGGCCGTCCGGCGGGTTATGACTTCGTCTACACCTCGTCGCTGGAAATCGTCAGTGGCGGCAACCTCGACCTGAAGGCTGAGAAGTCGAAGTCACTGACCCTGGGTGGTGTGTTCCAGCCGTCGTTCGTGCCGGGTCTCTCGGTGTCGGTCGACTACTACAGCATCACCGTTGACGACGTGATCACCTCGCCGACGGTTCAGTCGGCACTCAACGCCTGCTACGATGCGCCGGATCTGAACAACCAGTTCTGCGCACTGTTCAAGCGTGCCGGTGCTGGTGGCGGCCCGCGTGGCGAGCAGGAGTTCCGCATCTTGGAAGGCAGCTACCAAGACGCTCCGCGTAACTATGCCCGGTTCAAGGCCCGTGGCATCGATACGCAGATCGCGTACAATAAGCGCTTCGACTGGGGTCTGCTGAGCATGAAGGGGGTCTGGACCCACGTCATTCAGCGCGACAACTTCACCGATCCGGCGCGTCCGAACTTCAAGAACGTCCTGACGGGCGAGCTTGGCGATCCTTCGGATCAGTTCAACATCTCGACCGACATCAAGATCGGCAAGGTCACCTTCGGCCACTCGATCCGCTGGATCGACAAGATGTACCTGAACACGTTCGAGGACTATAACGGCGTCAACGGCGAACCCCCGCAGAACCCGGATTATGCGACGCTGGTTCAGTACCCGGTGGTCGCCTATCACGATCTGCGTCTCGGCGTGGAAGTAAACGACAAGTTCGAAGCGAACTTCGGCGTCAATAACGTCACCGACAAGAACCCGCCGTACGGTCTGACCGGTGTCGGCGCCGGCTCGGGCATCTACGACAACCGCGGCCGCTTCTTCTACGTGGGCGCCACCGCCAAGTTCTGATCGCTTCGCGATCGAACGATCTGGGGCCGGAGAGTAATCTCCGGCCCCTTTTTCTTGCGCACCGTTTCAGCTATCCCAGTTGCATGACGTTCAACATAGCCGATGCCCTCAACTACGCCGAAGCGGGCCGGACCGATCAGGCGCTGGCGATGCTGGAAGCCGCTGCGGAGCACGGAAATGTCGATGCATTGATGCAATTGGCCGTGTGGTCGCTGACCGGGCACCTTGTGCCGCAAGATCATCAACGCGCACGCGCGCTGCTCAGACGCGCAGTTTCCATCGGTCATGTCGATGGTGCGATGATGGAAATCGCCCTCACCGCCAACGGCACGGGCAATGAGGCCGACTGGCCGGAGGCACGTCGCTTGCTCGCTGAAGCTGCTGCGAATGACTATGTCGCCGCGGCACATAAAACGCTTCTTGACCGCATGGCGCTGGAACCCGACGGAAGTCCAGCGACGGTTGTCGAATCCCGCTTGCTACATGCCGACCCGCGCGTGGTTTATTTGCCAGACTTCCTCACGCCTGACGAATGCGCGCATATCGCGATGGTAGGCGGCCAACTGCTCGAGCCGGCCCGCGTAATCGACCCTGCGACCGGCCGGTGGGCGCGTCATTCCATACGCACCTCGGACAATGCTGCGATCGGTCCAGCACGTGAGGATCTGGTAGTTCGGGCAATCAATCTCCGCATAGCAGCCGCAAGCGGAACCGATGTTACGCAGGGCGAACCGCTGACCATCCTTCGCTACCAGCCCGGACAGGAGTATCGTCCCCATCTCGATACGATTGCCGGGGCAGCGAACCAGCGAATACGCACCGTCCTCATTTACTTGAATGGCGGGTTCCGAGGCGGCGAGACCAGCTTTCCGCTCCTGAACCTAACTGTGATCCCACGTGGCGGCGACGCGTTGATGTTCGATACGCTGCTTCCCGACGGGGTGCCGAACCCGCGCGCGCAGCACGCAGGCACACCGGTGATAGAGGGTGTCAAGTGGCTAGCAACCCGATGGATCCGGACCGCTCCGATCGACCCTTGGTCGCTGTCCGCGCACTAGCGGCACGCCACGAGCTACCCCAGCCGTGTACGGCTATCGCGCGCTGGTCTTCACGCGCTGATAGGGCACGAAATCGCCCAGCAGCACGAAGCCGCTCCACATCCGTGAGCTGCGGTCGATCAGATCGACCTTGTCGACGTTGCACAGCTGACTGCCATAGAGCTTGGTCAGCAGGATATCGTCGTCGTCCAGTTGATCGGCACCCGAACGCGGGCGGTTCACATAGAGCTTCGATCCGCTGCGATAGACGATCGCCGTACCATCGACGATGGTGCTGTTGTCCATAGCATGCGTCGGCAGGCACTTGACCGGCTTGCCGGCCACACGGCCTTCGAGCATCTTGGCCAGCTCCGCTTCACCCTTGGCATTGACCTTGTCGTCCGCCATTGCGGCGCCAGGCAGCGCAAACAGCGCCAACGCAGCGGCTGCAAACAACTTACGCATCGGGTTTCTCCAATCGATATCTGTATCAGGTTACTTGCTAGCGCTAACTTCTTTACGCGTTCACAGCTTTCGCTGCGCTGAACCGAAGCTTTCGTTGCGATGAACCGATACAGATCAATACCACATGCGATCGTAGCGTGCACCAAGTGCCGTCAGCAGCTCATATTGCGACATGCCTGAAAGCACTGCGGCTTCAGGCAGCGCATAGTCGATCGCGACCCAATCCCCCTCGGCAAGGTCGGGCACGGCGCTGGCATCGATCGCGGTGAGATCCATCGAGACCCGCCCGATTACCGGCATCCGGATGCCGCTCGCGATCGCGCTTCCCTTGTCCGAAAAGCAGCGCAGATAGCCGTCGGCATAGCCAAGGTTGAGGATCGCCACCTCGGTATCGGCGGCGGCGGTCCAGGTCGCGTTATAGCCGACGCTCTGCCCCGCGGCCACGCGCCGCCGCTGCAGCACCTGCACCTCGGGCGTCACCACCTGGCGGATGCGCCCGGCAAAGGCCCGGGCCGGAATCCCGCCGTAGAGCGCGATCCCCGGCCGGGTCAGATCGAACGCATAGCCCTGGCCCAGTCCGATCCCGGCCGAGTTGGCCAGGCTCATCCGCCGCGCGCCCGATTTCCCGGCGAGCGCCGCAAAGCGATCGCGCTGAAGCCGGTTGAGCGGAACATCCTCATCCGCGCTGGCGAGGTGGCTCATCAGCGTTTCGACCTCGAGCCCGTCGAGCAGTCCGGTACTCACATCCTCCGGAGCGATGCCAAGCCGGTTCATGCCGGTATCGACCATCACGTCGCACGCCCTGCCCCCGGCATCGCGCCAGCGCTGCACCTGCTGCACCGTGTTGAGCACCGGCCGGATCGTCGCGGCGCCCACGGCCACGGGGAGATCCTCCTCGCGCAGTCCATGGAGCACCGATACCGATACGCCCAGATCGGCCAGCCCGGCCGCCTCGCCCCAGGTCGCCACGAAGAAATCGCGACACCCCGCCCCGGCGAGTCGCTGCACGACCTCGCGCGCGCCGAGACCATAGCCATTGGCCTTGACCGCTGCACCGCACGCTGCGCCACCGCTCATCGCGGCGAGCGTCCGCCAGTTGGAGACCAGGGCGTCGCCGTCTAGGCGCAGGCGGAGGGGCGAAATGATCATGCCGCCCGGTTAGGCGTCCGCGCTTGCCGTCGCAACGGCCAGCGCGCGTTCGCTCTAGCCTTCCTTGTACAGATCGTCTTCCCTCAGGAAGAACAAAGTCACCAGCAGCGCCATCGCGACGACGATCCATGTGTACCACAGCCCCGAATAGGCATTGCCGCTCTTCGCAACCATATACTGGCTGATCAGCGGCAGGAATCCGCCGAAATAGCCGGTGCCGATATGATAGGGGATCGACATCGAGCTGTAGCGGATGCGCGGCGGGAACAATTCGGTCAGCAACGCCGCGACCGGGCCATAGGTCGCCCCGGACAGCGCCGCGAGCGCAACGATGGCGATCAGGATCAGCACGATATTGCCCGTGCTCGGCACCACCCGGTCGAGATTGTAGCCGGCCTCCGTCAGCGCCTTGTCGATATCCGCGGTCTCGGTCGAGATCACCGGCACACCGTTCACCGACACCGCGGCCGATGGGGTCACTTCCTTGGTATAGGGCACGCCCTTCTTCGACAGATAGTCGAGCAATTGCCCGCAAGTATCGGCCTGCTTGCCCGCAAAGGGATCATAGGCGCACTGCGGGCCGGAGACGATCACTGGCGCGTTGCGCGCCGCGTCCGACAGCGCCGGGTTGGCGGCATGTCCCATCGCCCAGAAGATCGGGAACAGCAGCAGCAGCGTGAAGCCATAGCCGATGACGATCGGCTTCTTGCGCCCGATCCGGTCGGAAAGCTTGCCGAACAGGATGAACCAGAACAGCCCGGCCGCAGCACCTCCGGCCGCGAGCAACTGTGCCGCCACCGGTTCGACCCGCATCGTCCCCTGCAGGAACGACAGGACCGAGAAGGTCGCAGTGTACCAGATCACTGTCAGGCCCGCAGCAATGCCGAACAGCGCGACGAACAGCCGCCTCAGGTTCCCGGGATAGGTGAAGCTCTCCTTGAGCGGATTGCGCGCGACCTCGCCCGCTTCCTTCATCGCCTTGAACACCGGGCTCTCGCTGAGCTTCACGCGCATCCACAACGAGATGGCGAGCAGCGCGATTGAGAAGATGAAGGGCAGGCGCCAGCCCCAGTCGTCGAAGCTTGCCTGCGGCATGGTGAAGCGGGTGATCAGCACCACAGCAAGGCTGAGGATGAAGCCCGCCGACACGCTCGCCTGGATGAAGCTGGTATGATAGCCGGCTTGCCCCGTGGGCGAATGCTCGGAGACATAGATCGCCGCGCCGCCATATTCGCCGCCCAGCGCCAGCCCCTGAAGGATGCGCAGCCCGATGACGATCGCGGGCGCCGCAGCCCCGATCGAGGCGTAGGAGGGTACGAAGCCGACCCCGGCGGTGGCGACGCCCATCAGCGTGATGGTGACGAGGAAGGTATATTTGCGCCCGAGCTTGTCACCCAGATAGCCGAACAGCACCGCCCCCAAGGGCCGGAAACCGAACCCTACGGCAAACCCGGCCCAGGCGTACAGCGTCTCGAGCACCGGATTGCCGGTGGCGAAGAAGGTTCGGCCGATGACTCCCGACGCGGCGAGCGTGCCGTAGATGAAGAAATCATACCATTCGAACACCGTGCCGAGCGACGAAGCGGTCACGACCTGCCGCATCTCGCTCTTGCTCGGCTCATGCTCCGGCCGGATATCCTCCACCGTCGTCGCCATTCATTATCCCCCAACCCCGTTTCGGGTAAGGGTTTAGCGGGTTGGCGCGACCCGGCAAGAGGCCACCCCTTCCGGCCCGCGCGCTTAGCCGGTAGGGGGAGGCAATGCTCCGTCTCTCCGGCCTCTCCCTTCCCCTCGATCACCCTTCCGACGCGATTGCGCCCGCGATCTGCCAGCGGCTCGGGATCGAAGCCGGCGACCTGCTTTCCTGGACGTTGTTCAAGCGCGGCAACGATGCGCGCCGCCGCAACGCGATCCAGCTCGTCTACACGCTCGACATCGCGCTCAGGAACGAGACGGAAGTGCTTGAGCGCCTTGCAGGCGACAAGGACGTCCGCCCCACGCCCGACATGGTCTATCGCCCGCCCGTCACCGCGCCGGAGGGCTGGTCGGGCAAGCGGCCGGTGGTAATCGGCGCGGGGCCGTGCGGCCTGTTCGCGGGCCTGATCCTTGCCCAGATGGGGTTCAGGCCGATCATCCTCGACCGCGGCAAGGTCGTCCGCCAGCGCACCAAGGATACCTGGGGCCTCTGGCGCCAGGCCAAGCTCAACCCCGACAGCAACGTCCAGTTCGGCGAGGGGGGCGCGGGCACCTTCTCCGACGGCAAGCTCTATTGCCGGGTCAAGGACCCGCGCTTCCTCGGCCGCAAGGTGCTTGAAGAGTTCGTGAAGGCGGGCGCGCCCGACGACATCTTGTGGGAGGCGCATCCGCATATCGGCACCTTCCGCCTCGTCACCATGGTCGAAAGCATGCGCGCCACGATCGAGGCGCTGGGCGGCGAATATCGCTGGGAAACCCGCGTCGATGATCTTGAGCTGGAACGCCTCCCCGACGGCAATCAGCGGCTGCGCGGCCTGCACCTGCACGACGGCAGCATCCTCGAGGCCGATCAGGTCGTGATGGCGGTCGGTCACAGCGCTCGCCCGACTTTCGAGATGCTCCACCGCCGCGGCGTGCATCTCGAAGCCAAGCCCTTCTCGATCGGCGTGCGGATCGAGCATCCGCAAAGCTGGGTCGATCAGGCGCGCTACGGCAAGTGCGCGGGCCATCCAGACCTTGGCGCCGCCGCCTACAGCCTCGCCCACCACGCCTCGAACGGGCGGACCGTCTACAGCTTCTGCATGTGCCCGGGCGGGCGCGTCGTCGCGGCGACCAGCGAGGAAGGCCGCGTCGTCACCAACGGCATGAGCCAGTATTCGCGCGCCGAGTTCAACGCAAATTCGGGCCTCGTCGTCGGCATCGATCCCGCGCGCGACTATCCCGACGGCCCGCTCGCCGGGATCGAACTGCAGCGGCATTGGGAGAGCCTCGCTTTCGAGGCCGGCGGCGGCAACTACCATGCGCCCGGCCAGCGCGTCGGCGACTTCCTCGCCGCGCGCGCCTCGACCGAACTCGGCGAAGTCACACCGAGCTACAAGCCCGGCGTGACGATGACCGATCTGTCGCGCTGCCTGCCTGGTTTCGCGGTCGATGCGATCCGGGAGGCGCTGCCGGTGTTCGGCCGCCAGATTGCCCGCTATGACCATCCCGACGCGGTGATGACCGGGGTCGAGACGCGCACCTCCTCGCCCGTCCGCATCACCCGCGGCAAGGACTTCCAGAGCCTCAATGTCGAGCGCCTCTTCCCTGCCGGCGAAGGCGCTGGCTATGCCGGCGGCATCCTGTCGGCCGCGATCGACGGCATCAAGATCGCCGAGGCGGTGGCGGCAAGTATAAGTACCAATAAATGACCTCAGCACGCTTTATTGGCTCGGTTGTCATAACCAATTTAACGATCTAGCCATAACCGAAACGATTCGCCTAAAGCGCGTTTCGGGGGATTTCGATGAGCCACGCGATGACGACGACCGAGATCTATCTCATCGCGATGCTGCTCATCTTCAGCGTGCCGTGGCTGATATGGCGCCTGTTTCGCACCGATTACTGGGCGCCGCTCGTCGTCGTCCAGATCATCGGCGGGATCCTGCTCGGTCCCGGCGTGCTCGGCGCGGCGTTCCCGGACTATTACCGCTTCGTCTTCAACCCGCAGGTGATCGTCGCGCTCAACGGCGTGGCATGGTGGGCGGTGATGATCTTCGTATTCATCGCCGGTCTGGAGCTGGATCTGTCACAGGCGTGGACGAAGCGGCGCGAGACCGGCATTACCGCGGGACTCGCACTGTTCGTGCCGCTCACATTGGGCGCGCTGGCGGCGCTCGCCATCCTGCAATGGCCCGGCTGGGCCGGGTCGCGGGGCGAGAGCTGGCAGGTCGTGCTGGGCATCGGCATGTCGTGCGCCGTCACCGCCCTGCCCATCCTCGTGCTGCTGATGGAGAAGATGGCGATCCTGCGCGAGCCGATCGGCCAGCGCATCCTGCGCTATGCCAGCCTCGACGATATCGCGATCTGGGGCGTACTGGCGATCATCCTGCTCGACTGGGAACGTGTCGGACGCCAGGCGGCGTTCCTGCTCGTTTTCGCGGCGGCCGCCTGGGCGGTCCGCCGCATCATGGCCCGGATCGGCGAGCCGGATCGCTGGTATGCCAGCCTGATCTGGCTCGCAGCCTGCGGGTTCGCGGCGGACTGGGCGGGGATCCACTTCATGGTCGGCGCCTTCCTCGCCGGCGCCGTGCTCGATCATCACTGGTTCGATCAGAAGCGCATGGACCTGTTCCGCGATCACGTGCTGTTCGCGATGATGCCTGTGTTCTTCCTTTCGACCGGCCTGCGCACGCAATGGGATGTTGGGGGCGTGGCCGTGTTCGCAGTAGCCGGATTGTTGCTGGTCGTCTCCGTCGCCGGCAAGCTCGCCGGAGTTCACCTCGCCGGGCGAGTGCTTCGCTGGCAGCCGGGCGAGGCGGGGATCATCGGCTGGCTGCTCCAGACCAAGGCGCTGATCATGATCATCTTCGCCAACATCCTGCTCGATCGGGGGATCATCACGAACGAGACCTTCACCGCGCTGCTGCTGATGGCAGTGGGCAGCACGATGCTGACCGTGCCGGTCGTCGCGCCGCGCCTGAAGGCGATGGCCGGGCTGGCGCGGAAGACGGGCTAGAACCGCGCCGCTTCAGTCCAGGTTCGGCCGCAGCCAGCGCTCCGCCTGTTCGATGCTCACCCCGCGGCGGGTGGCATATTCCTCCAGCTGGTCGCGGCCGACGCGGGCTACACCGAAATACTCGGCCTGCGGGTGTCCGAAATAGAAGCCGCTGACCGCCGCGGTCGGCAGCATCGCAAAGCTCTCGGTCAGGCTGATGCCAGTGCGCTTGTGCGCATCGAGCATGTCGAACAGGATCGGTTTCAGGCTGTGCTCGGGGCACGCCGGATAGCCCGGCGCCGGGCGGATGCCGCGATATTCTTCCTTGATCAGCGCCTCGTTGGTCAGCTGCTCGCCCTCGGCATAGCCCCACAGGGCGGTCCGCACATAATGGTGCAGCCGCTCGGCGAAGGCTTCCGCCAGGCGGTCGGCCAGCGCCTTGAGCAGGATGTCGGAATAATCGTCGATCGCGTTCTTGAAGCGCGCCAGGTGCGGCTCGATCCCGTGGATGCCCACTGCGAAGCCGCCGATCCAGTCGCCCTGACGATCGATGAAGTCGGCAAGACACATGTTCGCCCTGCCCTCGCGCTTCTGGATCTGCTGACGCAGCATCGGCAGCGTGACGTGCTTCTCGTCCTCGACATGGACGATGATGTCGTCGCCCTCGCGGCGGCACGGCCACAGGCCCGCCACGCCGCGCGCGGTCAGCCACTTCTCCTCGACGATCTTGTCGAGCATCTTCTGCGCGTCGGCGAACAGGCTGGTCGCGCTCTCGCCCACCACCTTGTCGGTCAGGATCGCAGGATAGTTGCCCGCCAGCTCCCACGCGCGGAAGAACGGCGTCCAGTCGATATACTGGCGAAGGTCGGCGAGATCCCAGTCGGGGAAGCTGTGAACGCCGGGCATCCGCGGCTTGCCGGGCTTCAGGCTCATGTCGGCCTCGAACGCATTGTCGCGCGCGACCGCGATCGGCACCAGCTCGCTCTGCCCCTTGTTGGCGCGCGCGATCCGGACCGCCTCATATTCCCCGGCGACCTTCGCCACATAGTCGTCGCGGATCGTGTCGGAGACGAGCGTGGTCGCAACGCCCACCGCGCGGCTCGCGTCCAGCACATGGACCACAGGCCCATCATAGGCCGGGGCGATCTTGAGCGCGGTGTGCACCTTGCTCGTCGTCGCGCCGCCGATCAGCAGCGGCATCGTCATCCGCGCGCGCTTCATCTCCTCGGCGACCGTCACCATCTCGTCGAGCGACGGGGTGATCAGGCCGGAAAGGCCGATCATGTCGGCGTCATTCTCGTTCGCCGCCTCCAGGATCTTCGACCAGGGCACCATCACGCCCAGATCGACGACTTCGAAGCCGTTGCACTGCAGCACCACGCCTACGATGTTCTTGCCGATATCGTGGACGTCGCCCTTGACGGTCGCCATCACGACCTTGCCCTTGCCCTTGGCGCCCGGCTCCTTCGCCGCCTCGATATAGGGCAGCAGGTGCGCCACCGCCTTTTTCATCACGCGCGCGGACTTGACCACCTGCGGCAGGAACATCTTGCCGCTGCCGAACAGGTCGCCGACGACGTTCATCCCGTCCATCAGCGGGCCCTCAATCACCTCGATCGGGCGATCGGCCTTCTGGCGGCACTCCTCGGTATCCTCGACCACATATTGGTCGATGCCCTTGACCAGCGCATGCTCCAGGCGCTTCTCGACCGCCCAGCCGCGCCATTCGGCCGCCTGCTTCTCGGCGACCGCGTCGGTGCCGCGGAACTTCTCGGCCAGCGCCACCAGCCGCTCGCCCGCCTCGGGATCGCGATTGAGGATGACGTCCTCGCATGCGGTGCGCAGTTCCGGCTCGATCTGGTCATAGACGTCGAGCTGGCCGGCGTTGACGATCGCCATGTCCATGCCCGCGGGAATGGCGTGATAGAGAAACACCGAGTGCATTGCTTTCCGCACCGGCTCGTTGCCGCGGAACGAGAAGGAGAGGTTCGACAGGCCGCCCGAGATATGGACGTGCGGGCAGCGCGCCTTGATCTCGCGGCAAGCCTCGATGAAATCCACGCCGTAGTTGTTGTGCTCCTCGATCCCCGTCGCCACCGCGAACACATTGGGGTCGAAGATGATGTCCTCGGGCGGGAAGCCGATGCCCACCAGCAGCTTGTAGGCGCGCTCGCAGATCTCGACCTTGCGATCCTTGGTATCCGCCTGCCCGACCTCATCGAACGCCATCACCACCACCGCGGCGCCATAGGCCATGCATTTGCGCGCATGCTCCAGGAACTGGTCGACGCCTTCCTTCATGCTGATCGAATTGACGATCGGCTTGCCGGAAACGCACTTCAGCCCCGCCTCGATCACGTCCCATTTCGAGCTGTCGACCATCACCGGGATGCGCGCAATGTCGGGCTCGGC
This genomic interval carries:
- a CDS encoding TonB-dependent receptor domain-containing protein codes for the protein MKLSRFLTATALASAVFAFPHAAVAQDIPATTGADETASAEAETDSDVIVTGSRIRRPNDVSPLPVTTVSNEEIFQSGRISVGDVLNDLPQLRSSLGSQNSTSGLGTRGVNFLDLRGLGRARTLVLVNGRRQVSADIINNGNAVDINTMPTDLIERIDIVTGGNSSIYGSDAIAGVVNFILKDNYEGLELHGQTGISDYGDAGNQYVSLVAGKNFADGRGNISINAEFAHQSDYYASGRRNLRQNDTFIVVDTDSGASFDDVKDRVYYQDVRSATISLGGQLGFRYNNTPGAPCGVDAVGSAFTCAFLFQPNGSLTNQTGLRVGLGPNGNFVGGNGTSSREGQLVALSPDVKRYVVNVLGHFEVTPSFVPFIEAKYARTEAFGSQSGPFFSQGQTLADGILVAGLNDRSYASGTGGASGGVVNREAIRLDNPYLSAAARSTITAQLNAAINSGVNPNTGTLYVPARTASQTDAQYAAVVAAGQANQARSLAQVAAGTYRFSLRRNYLDLGARDERITRETFRAVLGVRGDIGSDFNYEISANYGEHKENNVITGNINRQRFLLAMDTTTNGAGQIVCRSQLDAAYAGSDRGGNPAQLAADVAACVPLNPFGEGNISDAAKAYLTMPTLAEGKATQFVVSGFLSGNLGSLFSLPGGPIGFSIGGEYRRETLSYDLDEKTQAGYAFYNAIPSFTSPAFEVKEAFAEISIPLVKDVFLLKELTLNASGRVADYKGGAGTVYAYSGSASWRPVNDLLLRGSYSRSVRAPYLGDVYSLPGQNFTPAPADPCSARNINTGSATRAANCAAAGRPAGYDFVYTSSLEIVSGGNLDLKAEKSKSLTLGGVFQPSFVPGLSVSVDYYSITVDDVITSPTVQSALNACYDAPDLNNQFCALFKRAGAGGGPRGEQEFRILEGSYQDAPRNYARFKARGIDTQIAYNKRFDWGLLSMKGVWTHVIQRDNFTDPARPNFKNVLTGELGDPSDQFNISTDIKIGKVTFGHSIRWIDKMYLNTFEDYNGVNGEPPQNPDYATLVQYPVVAYHDLRLGVEVNDKFEANFGVNNVTDKNPPYGLTGVGAGSGIYDNRGRFFYVGATAKF
- a CDS encoding 2OG-Fe(II) oxygenase, with translation MTFNIADALNYAEAGRTDQALAMLEAAAEHGNVDALMQLAVWSLTGHLVPQDHQRARALLRRAVSIGHVDGAMMEIALTANGTGNEADWPEARRLLAEAAANDYVAAAHKTLLDRMALEPDGSPATVVESRLLHADPRVVYLPDFLTPDECAHIAMVGGQLLEPARVIDPATGRWARHSIRTSDNAAIGPAREDLVVRAINLRIAAASGTDVTQGEPLTILRYQPGQEYRPHLDTIAGAANQRIRTVLIYLNGGFRGGETSFPLLNLTVIPRGGDALMFDTLLPDGVPNPRAQHAGTPVIEGVKWLATRWIRTAPIDPWSLSAH
- the alr gene encoding alanine racemase gives rise to the protein MIISPLRLRLDGDALVSNWRTLAAMSGGAACGAAVKANGYGLGAREVVQRLAGAGCRDFFVATWGEAAGLADLGVSVSVLHGLREEDLPVAVGAATIRPVLNTVQQVQRWRDAGGRACDVMVDTGMNRLGIAPEDVSTGLLDGLEVETLMSHLASADEDVPLNRLQRDRFAALAGKSGARRMSLANSAGIGLGQGYAFDLTRPGIALYGGIPARAFAGRIRQVVTPEVQVLQRRRVAAGQSVGYNATWTAAADTEVAILNLGYADGYLRCFSDKGSAIASGIRMPVIGRVSMDLTAIDASAVPDLAEGDWVAIDYALPEAAVLSGMSQYELLTALGARYDRMWY
- a CDS encoding MFS transporter, whose amino-acid sequence is MATTVEDIRPEHEPSKSEMRQVVTASSLGTVFEWYDFFIYGTLAASGVIGRTFFATGNPVLETLYAWAGFAVGFGFRPLGAVLFGYLGDKLGRKYTFLVTITLMGVATAGVGFVPSYASIGAAAPAIVIGLRILQGLALGGEYGGAAIYVSEHSPTGQAGYHTSFIQASVSAGFILSLAVVLITRFTMPQASFDDWGWRLPFIFSIALLAISLWMRVKLSESPVFKAMKEAGEVARNPLKESFTYPGNLRRLFVALFGIAAGLTVIWYTATFSVLSFLQGTMRVEPVAAQLLAAGGAAAGLFWFILFGKLSDRIGRKKPIVIGYGFTLLLLFPIFWAMGHAANPALSDAARNAPVIVSGPQCAYDPFAGKQADTCGQLLDYLSKKGVPYTKEVTPSAAVSVNGVPVISTETADIDKALTEAGYNLDRVVPSTGNIVLILIAIVALAALSGATYGPVAALLTELFPPRIRYSSMSIPYHIGTGYFGGFLPLISQYMVAKSGNAYSGLWYTWIVVAMALLVTLFFLREDDLYKEG
- a CDS encoding NAD(P)/FAD-dependent oxidoreductase; the protein is MLRLSGLSLPLDHPSDAIAPAICQRLGIEAGDLLSWTLFKRGNDARRRNAIQLVYTLDIALRNETEVLERLAGDKDVRPTPDMVYRPPVTAPEGWSGKRPVVIGAGPCGLFAGLILAQMGFRPIILDRGKVVRQRTKDTWGLWRQAKLNPDSNVQFGEGGAGTFSDGKLYCRVKDPRFLGRKVLEEFVKAGAPDDILWEAHPHIGTFRLVTMVESMRATIEALGGEYRWETRVDDLELERLPDGNQRLRGLHLHDGSILEADQVVMAVGHSARPTFEMLHRRGVHLEAKPFSIGVRIEHPQSWVDQARYGKCAGHPDLGAAAYSLAHHASNGRTVYSFCMCPGGRVVAATSEEGRVVTNGMSQYSRAEFNANSGLVVGIDPARDYPDGPLAGIELQRHWESLAFEAGGGNYHAPGQRVGDFLAARASTELGEVTPSYKPGVTMTDLSRCLPGFAVDAIREALPVFGRQIARYDHPDAVMTGVETRTSSPVRITRGKDFQSLNVERLFPAGEGAGYAGGILSAAIDGIKIAEAVAASISTNK